Proteins encoded together in one Salmo trutta chromosome 3, fSalTru1.1, whole genome shotgun sequence window:
- the dok3 gene encoding docking protein 2 yields MEVVFKEGMLYLKGNKFGKKTWRKMWMVLYPPSVFGIGRVEFYDILDGGHTTTGSKSKSAQSRKIVQLCDCLSVTLAPEESYPPALPNDDCRAFDLNTTQRRYILASENYHDWVGALCQLAFQKESGHTETREKERGGGVGIPMEENELYATWKTAQYQVTVKTNEASRRCQLTGSYLLLPERDALLLQDLQTGATVYCWPYHLLRRFGQVKGGFSIEAGRRCSSGEGQFTFLSKHAPQIYKAMEDALTLHSEMENEDTKTSIQPPSNSSSPQLPHSSSSPHPSCNTSSSSSHHPPIKHRVHTHPRTDLSDRPAAPPLPMRNNLLPSPPIISPVTEQVPGPEPMANSDCDLYATIEDHLLPRMKHPPAPLRMQHSLHLYDEEEEEERCHSLDTVDLNKLRLGTGVGVGEGSTYYNLRRGITGRAEEEEEDEEEEERCHSLDTVDLNKLGLGTGLGVGVGEGSTYYNVRRGITGSAEEEEEERERESMVGSSQCIYALVSKPSETQPLPLVRSLPQPQTQSRSMPNLSRLQAQAQLQGEVEMGSGCSITPIQDPISFKQKLSDILGKDLAKFQQPQQPLPPLATVTPRGNGY; encoded by the exons atggaggtTGTTTTCAAGGAGGGGATGCTCTACCTTAAGGGAAACAAGTTTGGAAAG AAAACGTGGAGGAAAATGTGGATGGTTCTTTACCCCCCTAGCGTTTTTGGCATCGGTCGAGTCGAATTTTACGACATCCTTGACGGAGGCCACACAACCACCGGCTCCAAATCCAAGTCCGCCCAGAGTAGGAAGATTGTTCAGCTGTGCGACTGCCTCAGTGTTACCCTGGCCCCAGAGGAGAGCTACCCTCCAGCTCTACCTAACGATG ACTGTAGAGCGTTCGACCTGAACACGACACAGAGGAGATACATCCTGGCCTCGGAGAACTACCATGACTGGGTGGGGGCGCTCTGCCAACTAGCCTTCCAG AAAGAGTCTGGACACACAGAgaccagagagaaggagagaggaggtggggtggggaTACCCATGGAGGAGAATGAGCTGTATGCTACCTGGAAGACAG CCCAATACCAGGTGACAGTTAAGACCAATGAGGCGTCAAGGAGATGTCAGCTGACAGGAAGTTACCTCCTCTTGCCAGAACGAGACGCCTTATTGCTCCAGGACCTCCAGACTGGTGCGACCGTCTACTGCTGGCCCTACCACCTCCTACGACGCTTCGGACAGGTCAAG gGGGGCTTCAGCATCGAGGCAGGCCGTCGCTGCAGCTCGGGAGAGGGTCAATTCACCTTCCTGTCTAAGCATGCTCCTCAGATCTACAAGGCCATGGAAGATGCTCTTACCCTGCACAGCGAGATGGAGAATGAAGACACCAAAACCTCTATCCAGCCTCCTAGCAACTCATCCTCTCCACAACTTCCTcattcttcctcctctcctcatccttcttgtaatacctcctcctcctcttcccatcACCCTCCTATCAAACACAGAGTCCACACCCACCCCCGCACTGACCTATCAGACAGACCCGCTGCCCCTCCTCTACCAATGAGAAACAACCTCTTACCCAGCCCTCCAATCATATCTCCTGTTACTGAACAGGTTCCGGGGCCTGAGCCAATGGCTAACTCTGATTGTGATCTGTATGCCACTATAGAGGACCACCTACTCCCCAGAATGAAGCACCCGCCAGCCCCACTCAGGATGCAGCACAGCCTGCATCTCtatgatgaggaagaggaggaagagaggtgtCACTCCCTGGATACTGTCGACCTGAACAAACTGAGGCTGGGTACAGGGGTGGGGGTGGGAGAGGGGTCTACTTATTATAACCTGAGAAGGGGTATTACTGGGAgggcggaggaggaagaggaggatgaggaggaggaggagaggtgtcaCTCCCTGGATACTGTTGACCTGAACAAACTGGGGCTGGGTACAgggctgggggtgggggtgggagaGGGGTCTACTTATTACAACGTGAGAAGGGGTATTACTGGGAgtgcagaggaggaagaggaggagagagagagggagagtatggTGGGTAGCTCACAGTGTATCTATGCTTTAGTGAGCAAGCCCTCTGAGACCCAGCCACTGCCTCTGGTCCGGTCCTTGCCTCAACCCCAAACCCAGTCCCGGTCTATGCCAAACCTCTCCCGCCTGCAGGCCCAGGCCCAGCTACAGGGGGAAGTGGAGATGGGCTCGGGGTGCTCCATCACACCCATCCAGGACCCTATCAGTTTTAAACAGAAGCTCTCTGACATCCTGGGTAAAGATCTGGCTAAGTTTCAGCAGCCCCAGCAGCCCTTACCCCCCCTGGCCACAGTGACACCAAGAGGCAATGGATACTAA
- the atoh1b gene encoding protein atonal homolog 1b, protein MTAKTELSGWTDYTTEDSPLIQQSKVDPLASRTRVPSPGGQSLYSTRDTGHYAHSGSMDLSLEKLMSVSKLTDSGVTIEMDLDTVPGDQGEGGNGTQQGHHPGPQKHRRVAANARERRRMHGLNKAFDTLRSVIPSDNNKLSKYDTLQMAQIYIQELSALLTGVVKPEGRRGSRSGCASPDIDHLIPARRNLLGSLSPEPLRGGGGGMTGISNTLQDSLSQQPQNKRLVGDQENNGPVGHLIILSAPKSDLGSGNKRVSNTSNGSDGESSHYSDFEDGQAGRR, encoded by the coding sequence ATGACAGCTAAAACAGAACTGTCCGGCTGGACAGACTACACAACCGAGGACTCCCCCCTGATACAACAGTCTAAAGTGGATCCTCTCGCATCCAGAACCAGGGTACCATCTCCAGGAGGACAGTCTCTATACTCAACCAGAGATACGGGCCATTACGCGCACAGCGGCTCCATGGATCTCTCACTGGAGAAACTCATGTCGGTGAGTAAACTAACGGACAGTGGTGTCACGATAGAGATGGACCTGGATACAGTACCTGGGGACCAGGGAGAAGGAGGAAACGGTACGCAGCAGGGCCACCACCCGGGCCCGCAGAAACACCGGCGAGTCGCGGCTAACGCCCGGGAGAGACGGAGAATGCACGGACTGAACAAGGCGTTTGACACGTTGCGGAGCGTGATTCCGTCCGATAATAATAAATTGTCAAAGTATGATACTCTCCAGATGGCTCAGATTTACATTCAGGAACTTTCGGCGCTGCTTACCGGGGTGGTGAAACCAGAGGGTCGGCGAGGGTCACGGAGTGGATGCGCCTCACCAGACATAGACCACCTTATCCCGGCTAGGAGGAACCTTCTGGGGTCTCTCTCTCCAGAGCCCTTGCGGGGTGGTGGTGGCGGGATGACTGGGATCAGCAACACCCTGCAGGACTCCCTCTCCCAGCAGCCTCAGAACAAGAGACTGGTCGGAGATCAGGAGAACAATGGCCCCGTCGGTCACCTCATCATTCTGTCTGCGCCTAAATCTGATCTAGGATCGGGGAATAAGAGGGTGTCCAACACTTCTAACGGGAGCGATGGGGAGTCGTCGCATTACAGTGACTTTGAGGACGGACAGGCCGGCAGACGGTGA